A window from Chryseobacterium vaccae encodes these proteins:
- a CDS encoding SCO family protein: MKSLLYFLLALVLFSCSKKNEPLKPDSIYNLASEWEKQDGSKITFSDFQGKVIVTTMIFTSCKTACPRLADEMRNISKMVGKVDSDDIQYVLISIDPETDTPEVMKAYMEINKFKDDEWTFIRSTEAETRELANIMAVKYKEISPIEFSHSNIISVYSKEGILAFQKEGLGNDNEALVKEIKKQLEL, translated from the coding sequence ATGAAAAGTCTATTATATTTTTTGTTGGCACTGGTTTTATTCTCCTGCAGCAAAAAAAACGAACCTTTGAAACCTGATTCCATATACAATCTGGCTTCTGAATGGGAAAAACAGGACGGAAGTAAAATAACCTTCTCCGACTTCCAGGGAAAAGTAATTGTTACCACCATGATCTTTACCTCATGCAAAACGGCTTGCCCCAGACTGGCTGATGAAATGAGAAACATTTCTAAAATGGTAGGAAAAGTAGACAGTGATGACATCCAATATGTTTTGATCTCTATCGATCCTGAAACAGACACGCCGGAAGTTATGAAAGCCTATATGGAAATCAATAAATTTAAGGATGATGAATGGACTTTCATCCGAAGTACAGAAGCAGAAACAAGGGAATTGGCTAATATCATGGCTGTGAAGTATAAAGAAATTTCACCGATAGAATTTTCTCACTCCAATATCATCAGTGTCTATTCTAAAGAAGGAATACTCGCTTTCCAGAAAGAGGGCTTAGGAAATGATAATGAAGCCCTTGTAAAAGAAATCAAAAAACAATTAGAATTATAA
- a CDS encoding formylglycine-generating enzyme family protein, translating to MKGVLVIFFIIVISQVSCSGHRDVSDTKPHVQHHPNKVSSSKKMVKIDGGTYKAFIGKDSGRIVKVKTFYLDESPITNGEYLEFLKKNPQWAKSKILRLYADTTYLKNWKSDFEIPENLGPETPVTNVSWYAAKAYAESVGKRLPTIDEWEYTALADRDSKDASQKPEFTEFILKSYQKKEKSKQPVKHSQPNYYGVYDMYGMVWEWTYDFNSVMMSGESRKDNTTNESMFCAGAAVTSADLRNYAAFVRYALRGSLKADYCLNNLGFRCAKD from the coding sequence ATGAAAGGTGTATTAGTAATATTTTTTATAATTGTTATCAGTCAGGTTTCCTGTTCCGGTCACCGCGATGTTTCTGATACGAAGCCCCACGTTCAACACCATCCGAACAAAGTCTCCAGCTCAAAAAAAATGGTAAAAATAGATGGGGGAACGTATAAAGCCTTTATTGGTAAAGATTCAGGGAGAATCGTAAAAGTTAAAACATTTTATCTTGACGAAAGTCCTATTACCAATGGAGAATATCTCGAATTCCTGAAGAAAAATCCCCAATGGGCCAAAAGTAAGATCCTAAGACTATATGCAGATACAACCTATCTGAAAAACTGGAAGAGCGATTTTGAAATTCCTGAAAACTTAGGTCCGGAAACGCCTGTCACCAATGTTTCCTGGTATGCCGCAAAAGCGTATGCCGAAAGTGTAGGGAAAAGACTTCCGACAATAGATGAATGGGAATATACAGCACTTGCGGACAGAGATTCCAAAGATGCTTCCCAAAAGCCGGAGTTTACAGAATTTATATTGAAATCCTATCAGAAAAAAGAAAAAAGCAAACAGCCTGTAAAGCATTCACAACCTAATTATTACGGTGTTTATGATATGTACGGAATGGTGTGGGAATGGACCTATGATTTCAATTCGGTGATGATGAGCGGGGAATCCAGAAAAGATAATACCACCAACGAATCTATGTTCTGTGCAGGCGCGGCAGTTACATCAGCGGATCTCAGAAATTATGCGGCATTTGTCCGGTATGCACTCAGAGGAAGCTTGAAAGCCGATTACTGTCTCAACAACCTTGGATTTAGATGTGCGAAAGATTAA
- the nirK gene encoding copper-containing nitrite reductase, which produces MKKSIFITAVLSAFISMNSCKQNPSAATDKTADAEKIATDGSSEEQKLVAPPYVPAPVGERAAKKVIVRLEIIEKVGELADGTQYNFWTFNGTVPGSFIRARVGDEIELHLKNNENSNFPHNIDLHAVNGPGGGAEATFVAPGTEKVFNFKALNPGLYVYHCATAPVGMHIANGMYGLILIEPEGGLPKVDKEFYIMQGDFYTKGKFGDKGLQEFDMDKAIAEHPEYVVFNGHTGALLGKGELQAKVGETVRFYVGNGGPNLTSSFHVIGEIFDKVYIEGGSKINEDVQTTLIPPGGATIVEFKATVPGEYVIVDHAIFRAFNKGALGKIKVTGPENPAIYKKN; this is translated from the coding sequence ATGAAAAAATCCATCTTCATCACTGCCGTTTTGTCTGCGTTCATCAGTATGAATTCATGCAAACAAAATCCATCCGCTGCCACAGATAAAACAGCGGATGCCGAAAAAATAGCTACAGACGGTTCATCAGAAGAACAAAAACTGGTTGCTCCGCCTTATGTACCTGCTCCTGTAGGAGAGAGAGCTGCCAAAAAAGTCATTGTAAGACTGGAAATTATTGAAAAAGTCGGTGAATTGGCAGATGGAACGCAATATAACTTCTGGACATTCAACGGAACAGTTCCCGGTAGTTTTATCCGCGCAAGAGTAGGAGATGAGATCGAGCTTCACCTTAAAAACAATGAAAACAGCAATTTTCCTCATAACATAGACCTTCATGCCGTGAACGGTCCCGGAGGAGGAGCAGAAGCCACATTTGTAGCACCAGGAACAGAGAAAGTATTCAATTTTAAAGCCTTAAATCCCGGACTGTATGTCTATCATTGTGCAACAGCACCTGTAGGAATGCATATCGCCAACGGAATGTACGGTTTGATCCTTATCGAACCGGAAGGAGGTTTACCGAAAGTAGACAAGGAGTTTTACATCATGCAAGGAGATTTCTACACCAAAGGAAAATTCGGGGATAAAGGATTACAGGAATTTGATATGGACAAAGCCATTGCAGAACATCCTGAATATGTAGTGTTCAACGGACATACAGGTGCTTTGCTAGGTAAAGGGGAACTTCAGGCTAAAGTTGGAGAAACAGTTCGTTTTTATGTAGGAAACGGAGGACCCAACCTTACCTCTTCTTTCCACGTTATCGGTGAGATCTTTGACAAAGTATACATAGAAGGAGGAAGCAAGATCAATGAAGATGTACAAACTACTTTGATTCCACCGGGAGGAGCTACAATCGTAGAATTTAAAGCAACCGTTCCGGGAGAATATGTGATCGTAGACCATGCCATTTTCAGAGCATTCAATAAAGGAGCTTTGGGAAAAATAAAAGTGACGGGTCCTGAAAATCCGGCCATTTATAAGAAAAATTAA
- a CDS encoding RrF2 family transcriptional regulator, protein MFSKTCEYAIRALIFIAQKSKDGSRVGIKDISSGIDSPEYFIAKILQELSRKGFVQSAKGPNGGFYMDENNFEQSIADIVREIDGDKLFSGCGLGLRECSEDHPCPIHNDFKHIRKEIRDMLENSKIRMFVKNLDLKLTFLKK, encoded by the coding sequence ATGTTTTCTAAAACCTGTGAATACGCCATTCGTGCACTGATCTTCATCGCGCAGAAGTCCAAGGACGGAAGCAGAGTAGGGATCAAAGATATTTCATCAGGAATAGATTCCCCGGAGTATTTCATTGCCAAAATACTACAGGAACTCAGCAGAAAAGGTTTTGTACAATCTGCAAAAGGACCCAACGGTGGTTTTTATATGGATGAAAATAACTTCGAGCAATCTATAGCAGATATTGTAAGAGAGATAGACGGAGACAAACTTTTTTCAGGTTGTGGTTTAGGACTCAGAGAATGCTCGGAAGATCATCCTTGTCCTATCCATAATGATTTCAAACATATCCGTAAAGAAATAAGAGATATGCTGGAAAACTCCAAGATCAGAATGTTTGTCAAGAACTTAGATTTGAAACTGACTTTTTTAAAAAAATAA
- a CDS encoding DUF438 domain-containing protein: MDKNQLKAGHPVHTYLVEEELIDTLLEELLQTDPKEEFQKFYNLFNHLSTVERRFERKENQLFPFLEQKRWTGPSRNMWSFHDTIRDIFRIIRKNIEEKDLDSAKQNIEYAGQNLRNLMQVEKMVLFPNAMEILTDEEWIKMREGEDEIGWMLSQPPAKYPEEEQYVHPSEDKTIRTDVSFDENASHFDEGYMTVEQVNLLFRTLPLDLTYVDENDRVIFYNRGDIRVFPRSAGIIGREVRFCHPPKSVDTVLKILEAFRKGEQNEASFWFNYRDKLIYVRYFAVRDAQKNYRGVIEMSQDISGIKKIEGERRLLEWE, from the coding sequence ATGGATAAAAATCAATTAAAAGCAGGACATCCCGTTCACACTTATCTGGTGGAAGAGGAGCTGATCGATACATTACTGGAAGAATTGCTTCAAACAGATCCGAAGGAAGAATTTCAGAAATTTTATAACCTTTTCAACCACTTGTCAACCGTTGAGAGGAGATTTGAGCGAAAAGAAAATCAACTGTTTCCTTTTCTGGAGCAAAAAAGGTGGACCGGACCTTCCAGAAATATGTGGTCTTTCCATGATACGATCCGGGATATTTTCAGGATCATCAGAAAAAATATTGAAGAAAAAGATCTGGATTCCGCAAAACAAAACATAGAATATGCGGGTCAGAACTTAAGAAATCTGATGCAGGTGGAAAAAATGGTTCTCTTCCCGAATGCAATGGAGATCCTTACCGATGAAGAATGGATAAAAATGAGAGAAGGCGAAGATGAAATCGGCTGGATGCTGAGTCAGCCACCCGCAAAATATCCGGAAGAAGAGCAGTATGTACATCCTTCCGAAGATAAAACCATAAGAACCGATGTTAGTTTTGATGAAAATGCATCACACTTTGATGAAGGATATATGACAGTGGAACAGGTGAATCTTTTATTCAGAACATTGCCGCTGGATCTTACCTATGTGGATGAAAACGACAGAGTGATTTTCTATAACCGTGGAGACATTCGTGTTTTCCCGAGAAGTGCAGGAATTATCGGAAGAGAAGTGCGTTTTTGCCATCCTCCGAAAAGTGTGGATACCGTTCTGAAAATATTGGAAGCTTTCAGAAAAGGAGAGCAAAATGAAGCATCGTTCTGGTTCAATTATCGTGACAAGCTAATCTATGTACGATATTTTGCCGTAAGAGACGCACAGAAGAACTATCGAGGGGTTATCGAAATGTCTCAGGATATTTCGGGGATCAAAAAGATCGAGGGAGAAAGAAGACTTTTGGAATGGGAGTGA
- the moaCB gene encoding bifunctional molybdenum cofactor biosynthesis protein MoaC/MoaB — MVNITHKTNTLRKAIAEAVVSVSSQVTIDAIVNQKVPKGNVFEMSKTAGLFAAKKTSDVIPDCHPLPIEYTSIQFEIMDLDIHITSEIHTIYKTGVEVEAMHSASIVALTMYDMLKPIDKNIEIKNIRLLEKKGGKSDIKDSGEGIIASVIVCSDSIFEGKKEDKAGKAIISSLEKNKVNINDYVVIPDEIAEIQSKIRLYAEDGISLVMITGGTGLSKRDVTPEAVRPLLDREIPGVAEAIRNYGQQRTPYSMLSRSLAGMIGDTLVIALPGSTKGAEESMDSIFPGILHIYKILNGGKH; from the coding sequence ATGGTTAATATCACACATAAAACAAATACACTCAGGAAAGCTATTGCAGAAGCCGTTGTCAGCGTCAGTTCACAGGTGACGATCGATGCTATTGTGAATCAAAAAGTTCCGAAAGGAAATGTTTTTGAAATGTCCAAAACAGCAGGCTTATTCGCAGCCAAAAAAACGAGTGATGTTATTCCGGACTGTCATCCGCTTCCTATAGAATATACCTCTATTCAGTTTGAGATCATGGATTTGGATATTCATATCACTTCAGAAATTCATACGATCTATAAAACCGGGGTAGAAGTGGAGGCGATGCATTCCGCTTCAATCGTTGCCCTTACCATGTATGATATGCTGAAACCGATCGATAAAAACATTGAGATCAAAAACATCAGGCTGCTTGAGAAAAAAGGCGGAAAATCCGATATCAAAGATTCCGGTGAAGGGATCATAGCATCTGTAATTGTGTGTTCGGACAGTATTTTTGAAGGTAAAAAAGAAGATAAAGCAGGAAAAGCCATTATTTCATCCCTTGAGAAAAATAAGGTAAACATTAATGATTATGTGGTTATTCCTGATGAAATTGCTGAGATCCAGAGCAAGATCAGGCTGTATGCAGAAGACGGAATCTCGTTGGTAATGATTACAGGCGGAACCGGGCTTTCGAAACGAGATGTCACTCCCGAAGCTGTTCGTCCGTTGTTGGACAGAGAAATTCCCGGAGTTGCCGAAGCGATCAGAAATTATGGTCAGCAAAGAACTCCTTATTCGATGTTATCGAGAAGTCTTGCCGGGATGATCGGTGATACTCTGGTGATCGCACTTCCAGGCTCAACAAAAGGAGCCGAAGAGTCGATGGATTCTATATTCCCGGGGATTCTGCACATCTATAAAATACTGAACGGCGGAAAGCATTAA
- a CDS encoding molybdenum cofactor biosynthesis protein MoaE gives MKKIKNIFIKGPIDPAFVAESIAKHTVKTSIGGHSIFLGQVREDKINDKKVESIEFTAYQEMAVEKAHEIREEIITKYGLTCTHIYHSLGNIKVGEICLFVFTSAPHRKEAINACDEMVDRIKKEVPLWGKEILEDKSHSWKENKQ, from the coding sequence ATGAAAAAAATTAAGAATATATTTATAAAAGGTCCTATTGATCCTGCATTCGTTGCCGAAAGTATTGCTAAACACACGGTAAAAACAAGTATTGGTGGTCATAGCATATTCCTGGGTCAGGTTCGGGAAGACAAAATCAATGATAAGAAAGTTGAATCTATAGAATTCACAGCTTATCAGGAGATGGCAGTGGAAAAAGCCCATGAAATCCGTGAAGAGATCATAACCAAATACGGACTTACCTGCACTCACATCTATCATTCATTGGGAAACATCAAAGTGGGGGAGATCTGTCTTTTTGTGTTTACTTCAGCTCCACATCGTAAGGAAGCCATCAATGCATGTGACGAAATGGTGGACAGGATCAAAAAGGAAGTTCCGTTGTGGGGAAAAGAAATTTTGGAGGATAAATCTCACTCCTGGAAAGAAAATAAACAATAA
- a CDS encoding ThiF family adenylyltransferase, whose translation MNINRYSRQIILPNFGVEAQEKLARSSVLVVGAGGLGCPVLQILVSSGIGVIGIADSDKVDLHNLHRQLLYDEQDVGTPKVVAAFEHLNTMNSETEIVAFQELVTTQNVLSLIHNFDVIVDCTDNFTTRYLLNDACFLLKKPLVYASIFRYEGQVAVFNVEKVNSVTQYRDLFPIPPNPNEVPNCNEAGVLPSHSSVIGTFQANEVIKLLIGSDEVLVHELLIFNTKNYQSLKMTFTENKERSGPKTIEEFKNFNYDVFCNIHKGDDISSHSALEEFLNQKNSVLIDVRETEEQPRLKALNALEIPLASLEQHLQSLKSYQNICFICASGIRSKKAVEITKTYFPEKEIRHFPTGAKSVYHEKN comes from the coding sequence ATGAATATAAACAGATATAGCAGACAGATTATACTTCCGAATTTTGGGGTTGAAGCACAGGAAAAGCTTGCCCGTTCATCAGTTTTAGTGGTTGGAGCAGGCGGATTGGGATGCCCTGTTCTCCAGATTTTGGTCTCTTCAGGAATCGGAGTGATAGGAATAGCAGATTCTGATAAAGTAGATCTGCACAATCTTCACCGTCAGCTTTTATATGACGAGCAAGATGTGGGAACTCCAAAAGTCGTTGCAGCCTTCGAACATTTGAATACCATGAATTCTGAAACCGAAATAGTCGCTTTTCAGGAGTTGGTCACCACACAAAATGTTCTATCATTGATCCATAATTTTGATGTGATCGTAGATTGTACCGATAATTTTACGACAAGATACTTATTGAATGATGCCTGTTTTCTTTTGAAAAAACCTTTGGTGTATGCTTCTATCTTCAGATATGAAGGTCAAGTGGCGGTTTTCAATGTTGAAAAAGTAAATTCGGTGACACAATACCGGGATCTTTTTCCGATACCGCCAAATCCTAATGAAGTTCCGAACTGTAATGAAGCAGGAGTTTTGCCGTCCCATTCATCCGTTATTGGTACTTTTCAGGCTAATGAAGTCATCAAATTGCTGATCGGCTCAGATGAGGTTTTGGTACATGAGTTACTGATCTTTAATACCAAAAATTACCAGTCTCTGAAAATGACTTTTACTGAAAATAAAGAAAGATCAGGACCGAAAACCATAGAGGAATTCAAAAATTTCAATTATGATGTATTCTGTAATATCCATAAAGGTGATGACATCAGCTCGCATTCAGCTTTAGAAGAATTTCTGAATCAGAAAAACAGTGTTCTTATTGATGTAAGAGAAACTGAAGAACAACCGAGATTGAAAGCTTTAAACGCTCTGGAAATTCCATTGGCATCACTTGAACAACATTTACAATCATTAAAATCCTATCAAAACATCTGTTTCATTTGCGCCTCAGGAATCCGAAGCAAAAAAGCGGTGGAGATCACAAAAACTTATTTTCCGGAAAAAGAGATCAGGCATTTTCCGACCGGAGCAAAATCAGTTTATCATGAAAAAAATTAA
- a CDS encoding MoaD/ThiS family protein — protein MKLKIFGKLTDIFKVEEYDLPLHNTASVAELRSQLFEKFPELGKTTFLVVVNGVKAENQHLISGEAEIALLPPYSGG, from the coding sequence ATGAAACTTAAAATATTTGGCAAACTCACAGACATCTTTAAAGTAGAAGAATATGATCTTCCATTGCACAATACAGCCAGTGTTGCTGAACTCAGATCGCAATTGTTCGAAAAATTTCCTGAATTGGGGAAAACTACTTTTTTAGTCGTTGTGAATGGAGTGAAAGCAGAAAACCAGCACTTGATTTCAGGTGAAGCAGAAATTGCATTATTACCTCCCTACTCAGGAGGTTAA
- the mobA gene encoding molybdenum cofactor guanylyltransferase: MKAVVLAGGKSSRMGQDKALMKMSGKTMIQHVVDNLAKVFDEVFISGNRSGDPVPMNVIKDRYEQKGPMEGIRSALEHCQEDIFVCSCDMPFVSTELMKDILQRRAENKISIAECEGKVYPVLGIYPYVVLDVLANSIKNDRLRMTRFLEQQDAHYIQYDESFRPQFLNINTPESFWEAERMINKLELLKIRTDET, from the coding sequence ATGAAAGCAGTTGTTTTAGCGGGTGGTAAAAGTTCCCGAATGGGACAGGATAAAGCCCTCATGAAGATGAGTGGAAAAACGATGATACAACATGTTGTGGATAATTTGGCGAAAGTATTCGATGAGGTTTTTATTTCCGGAAACCGTTCAGGTGATCCTGTTCCAATGAATGTGATTAAGGATCGATATGAGCAAAAAGGTCCTATGGAAGGAATTCGGTCTGCTTTAGAGCACTGTCAGGAAGATATTTTCGTATGTAGCTGCGATATGCCTTTTGTTTCTACGGAATTGATGAAAGATATTCTTCAAAGAAGAGCAGAAAATAAGATCAGTATCGCGGAATGTGAAGGTAAAGTATATCCGGTTTTAGGCATTTATCCTTATGTGGTTCTTGATGTTTTAGCAAATTCAATTAAGAATGACCGCCTGAGAATGACCCGATTTCTGGAACAGCAAGATGCTCATTATATTCAGTATGATGAATCCTTTAGACCACAGTTTTTGAATATCAATACACCGGAAAGCTTTTGGGAGGCAGAACGTATGATAAATAAATTAGAATTACTTAAAATCAGGACAGATGAAACTTAA
- a CDS encoding molybdopterin molybdotransferase MoeA, with product MNQYISVSEAREIIENHIFPTENMILPLLEALGFYTAEPIMATLDVPSFDNSAMDGYGFRFDDLKDSTKLKVTNTIPAGISTNDPILGKGEAVRIFTGAKVPESIDTVVMQEKVVRNGDYIQCNTDEIKKGDHIRLKASQTEKGTVIVEKNTFINHSVIGFLAGFGIEKVKVYKRLKIGLVFTGNELVEVGKTLSDGEIYNSNTYTLQAALAEINHQFSFIKHAEDRQETTFSAIKEAFENADIVLITGGISVGDYDYVKPALEKLGVTELFYKVRQKPGKPLFFGKFNEKFVFALPGNPASVFSCYHQYVKPFVLGCFGRKNLNESQDVAVSESFVMKKSSEQTQFLKAWYSQGKVHILNGQESYKMNSVAQANCLVEFPENITKINPGEKIKIWRI from the coding sequence ATGAATCAATACATAAGTGTTTCTGAAGCCAGAGAAATCATAGAGAACCATATTTTCCCGACAGAGAATATGATATTGCCTCTGTTGGAAGCTTTGGGTTTTTATACGGCAGAACCTATCATGGCGACCTTAGATGTGCCGTCTTTCGATAATTCTGCGATGGATGGGTATGGATTTCGTTTTGATGATTTGAAAGATTCTACCAAATTAAAAGTTACCAATACAATTCCTGCAGGAATTTCAACAAATGACCCTATTTTAGGTAAAGGAGAAGCTGTACGGATCTTTACTGGGGCAAAGGTTCCGGAAAGTATAGATACTGTGGTGATGCAGGAAAAAGTAGTCCGCAACGGAGATTATATCCAATGTAATACAGATGAAATTAAAAAAGGGGACCATATCCGTCTCAAAGCTTCACAAACCGAGAAAGGAACTGTGATTGTGGAAAAGAACACATTTATCAATCATTCAGTGATCGGATTTCTGGCAGGATTTGGAATAGAAAAAGTTAAGGTTTATAAACGGTTAAAGATCGGTCTTGTTTTTACCGGCAATGAACTGGTGGAAGTTGGGAAAACTTTATCCGATGGAGAAATTTACAATTCCAATACATACACTTTACAGGCTGCTTTAGCGGAGATCAATCATCAATTTTCCTTCATAAAACATGCCGAAGACAGACAAGAAACAACTTTTTCTGCGATTAAAGAAGCCTTTGAAAATGCAGATATTGTACTGATTACAGGCGGAATTTCCGTGGGAGATTATGATTATGTAAAACCTGCTCTGGAAAAACTGGGTGTTACGGAATTGTTTTATAAAGTAAGACAAAAGCCAGGAAAACCTTTATTCTTCGGGAAATTTAACGAAAAATTTGTTTTTGCGTTACCGGGAAATCCAGCATCTGTATTTTCCTGTTACCATCAGTATGTAAAACCGTTTGTACTGGGATGTTTCGGAAGAAAGAACCTTAATGAAAGTCAGGATGTGGCGGTTTCAGAATCTTTCGTAATGAAAAAAAGCAGTGAGCAGACACAGTTTTTAAAAGCTTGGTATTCCCAGGGAAAAGTGCATATCCTCAATGGTCAGGAATCATACAAAATGAATTCTGTGGCACAGGCAAACTGTCTGGTTGAATTTCCTGAAAATATAACCAAAATAAATCCTGGTGAAAAAATAAAGATCTGGAGGATTTGA
- a CDS encoding molybdopterin-dependent oxidoreductase, which translates to MRKFLKFIWVVAMTYPMLQCSKPEAAKPEVQSMAHISENISEKENHKHDDDDWIYVNKEITVMGDVVKPLTLTVDSLKKMNVKEIKDFDIVCQSGISKSHIESTKGVLLTEIVEKAKIAQKDHTDRNFYIVARASDDYKATFSWAELFNNPTGDKVYVVFEQNGNPLKEKGEMILVSLSDTKTGPRHVKWLKSIEVTRVQ; encoded by the coding sequence GTGAGAAAATTTTTAAAATTCATTTGGGTGGTAGCGATGACCTACCCAATGTTGCAATGCAGTAAACCTGAAGCAGCAAAACCTGAAGTGCAAAGTATGGCTCATATTTCAGAAAACATTTCGGAAAAAGAAAATCATAAGCACGATGATGATGACTGGATCTATGTAAACAAAGAGATAACCGTAATGGGAGATGTCGTTAAGCCCTTGACACTCACTGTAGATTCTTTGAAAAAAATGAATGTAAAGGAAATTAAAGATTTTGATATTGTCTGTCAGTCGGGGATATCCAAAAGTCATATAGAATCTACTAAAGGTGTTCTGCTTACAGAAATTGTGGAAAAGGCAAAAATTGCACAGAAGGATCACACAGACAGGAATTTCTACATTGTTGCAAGAGCTTCAGATGATTACAAAGCTACCTTTTCATGGGCAGAATTGTTCAATAACCCTACTGGAGATAAAGTGTATGTAGTATTTGAACAGAACGGAAACCCCCTGAAAGAAAAAGGCGAAATGATCCTCGTGAGTCTGTCTGATACCAAAACGGGTCCTCGTCACGTAAAATGGCTGAAAAGCATAGAAGTAACAAGAGTGCAATAG